The Streptococcus oralis Uo5 genome includes a window with the following:
- a CDS encoding polyphosphate polymerase domain-containing protein — translation MKPLETSFERIETKYLVSKTDLHDLIEDLKDYLVEDDYPTSTISNIYFDTEDFQLIQDSLQDQHKKEKIRMRTYLAQPSANSPVFLEIKSKDDAGVGHKHRVLAQSDTITQLITKGWGEDLIKDSFLVAEVQKLRQRYSEDLKPRIYISYDRFSLKEKKKIPGSPYQKIRVTLDQNLTYRDKQVCLFADKKGLPLLEDELVIMEIKAPGDKPQWLQDILDKYGLVEQKFSKYSCAYHKSQGLAYAPQPIGESVGNAYV, via the coding sequence ATGAAACCCCTAGAAACAAGCTTTGAACGGATCGAAACCAAGTACCTGGTCTCTAAAACAGACCTACACGATTTAATAGAAGATTTGAAAGACTACCTCGTCGAGGACGACTATCCGACTTCGACTATTTCCAATATCTACTTTGATACAGAAGATTTTCAGCTCATCCAAGACTCTCTGCAGGATCAGCATAAGAAGGAAAAAATCCGTATGCGAACCTATCTCGCGCAACCAAGCGCTAACAGCCCCGTCTTTCTAGAAATCAAGTCAAAAGATGATGCCGGTGTCGGTCACAAGCACCGCGTCCTGGCCCAGTCAGATACCATCACCCAACTCATCACCAAGGGTTGGGGAGAAGACCTGATCAAAGATAGCTTTCTGGTAGCAGAGGTTCAAAAGCTACGCCAACGCTACAGTGAAGATCTCAAACCGCGTATCTATATCTCTTATGACCGTTTTTCACTAAAAGAAAAAAAGAAAATCCCAGGATCCCCCTACCAGAAAATTCGTGTCACTCTTGACCAAAATCTGACCTATCGTGATAAACAGGTCTGCCTATTCGCTGACAAAAAAGGTCTGCCTCTCTTAGAAGACGAACTGGTCATCATGGAAATCAAAGCGCCTGGTGACAAACCACAATGGCTACAGGATATCCTTGATAAGTATGGGCTAGTAGAGCAAAAATTCTCAAAATACTCCTGCGCCTACCATAAATCACAGGGACTGGCCTATGCACCTCAACCTATCGGAGAAAGTGTAGGTAATGCTTATGTCTAA
- a CDS encoding carbohydrate-binding domain-containing protein, translated as MKSKKWTLLATSLTAMVLMAACAQSTTTSNTNATTNSATTTATKTNQSSYFTEKDYDTSYDESTASKIELSGSSANVSGDGVTVVSESTVTITKSGTYVISGQSDGVQIKVEVDKSADVHLVLKGATMTNTNAAISATSAGHVYLTLAEGTTNSLSDSSSNSDEKANAALFSKVDLTINGKGTLNVDGKKNNGIKANDTLHITGGTYNITAVGDAFNVNDELNITGTTMTIDAQEDGVKVDNDEDTSVGTMYLSNNNITVTAGDDGIHASGNLVIDSGTYTVKNSTEGIEGKSITINDGDINVYATDDGVNAANKNAQQSEIFFAMNGGNLTVEVGQGDTDPIDSNGDITVTGGTIKMIGQTGFDFDGTATYTGGDIYLNGEKQTEIVNSMPGGGGPNEGPQGNGGPGGPAPGGRG; from the coding sequence ATGAAATCAAAAAAATGGACCCTACTCGCAACGAGTTTAACGGCAATGGTGCTGATGGCAGCATGTGCCCAGTCAACAACTACATCCAATACCAATGCAACGACAAATAGTGCCACAACAACTGCAACAAAGACAAACCAATCTTCCTATTTTACAGAGAAGGACTATGATACTTCTTATGATGAAAGCACAGCTTCTAAAATTGAGCTATCTGGCTCATCTGCAAACGTCTCTGGAGATGGAGTGACAGTCGTCTCTGAATCAACAGTGACCATCACAAAATCTGGAACCTATGTGATTTCAGGTCAGTCTGACGGAGTGCAAATCAAGGTCGAGGTAGATAAGTCTGCAGATGTTCATCTAGTCCTAAAAGGAGCGACCATGACCAATACCAATGCAGCGATATCTGCGACATCAGCTGGCCATGTCTACTTGACTTTAGCAGAGGGAACCACCAACAGTCTCTCTGACTCAAGCTCTAACAGCGACGAAAAAGCAAACGCAGCTCTCTTTTCTAAGGTGGATTTGACCATCAACGGGAAAGGAACTCTCAATGTAGATGGCAAGAAAAACAATGGTATCAAGGCTAACGACACCCTCCACATCACGGGTGGAACCTATAACATCACAGCAGTTGGCGATGCCTTTAATGTCAATGATGAACTCAACATCACTGGTACGACCATGACTATCGATGCCCAGGAAGATGGCGTAAAGGTGGACAATGACGAGGATACTTCAGTCGGAACCATGTACCTATCCAACAACAACATCACCGTCACAGCAGGAGATGATGGAATTCACGCTTCTGGTAACCTAGTGATTGATAGCGGTACCTATACCGTCAAGAATTCAACAGAAGGGATAGAAGGAAAATCCATCACCATAAACGACGGCGATATAAATGTCTATGCGACAGATGATGGTGTCAATGCGGCTAACAAAAATGCTCAACAAAGTGAGATTTTCTTTGCCATGAACGGTGGGAACCTGACAGTAGAAGTTGGTCAAGGGGATACAGACCCAATCGACTCAAACGGGGATATCACGGTTACAGGTGGAACCATTAAAATGATTGGTCAAACAGGTTTTGACTTTGATGGAACAGCGACCTACACAGGCGGGGATATCTATCTCAACGGCGAAAAACAAACGGAAATCGTCAACTCTATGCCTGGAGGCGGTGGACCAAATGAAGGCCCTCAAGGAAATGGTGGTCCTGGCGGTCCAGCCCCTGGCGGACGAGGATAA